In Platichthys flesus chromosome 6, fPlaFle2.1, whole genome shotgun sequence, the genomic stretch TGAATCAtcaatcactgcagtgaacgtgacagTGCCATCAGGCACGCAGAGCGCTCAGAGCGACCTGGAGATCATTCACAAGAAACTTTCAAAaaaatatcccagagtggaAGTGAGGGTCCACTGACGTGAGGGAATCGGCCTGATtgttctaaataaaaaatactgccATAACACTAGTGCGTGATTCTGCGTGATGGATGCACACAAActgaaggatgaggaggaagcatGAGTTGAGCAACGACTGATCAGCTGATATAGATTCTATAGAGCTGTGATCGTTGTgctaaaatgaaatatttaaagattaaacaatttaaattagTAAAGCAGCCATGAAAAATCACTTCAAGGCCCCATATCACACGTGacttgaacattttaaaatggaaTTATTCTTTTACTAATTACAGTGGATTAGTTGATTTGATTTAAGAGAGGGGaatttttacagtgtgtgaacaGTGTAAGGATGGAGTGGGGTCGGGGGGAAGGTGAACGAGGGTTGGTTGGTGGAAAGTGATCTAAAGCACTGTAATTGCAGGTGGTGTGTTGGTGAAAGGGATTTTGTATCCCAGCACATCCCACCATGTCTTTGTGGCTGTCACATAAATATTCTACCAACCCCTATTTAACCATCACCTGTCACCCCATCCCAGCCCACTGGCAGTCTCTCACTGTCTCATTAGAAATACTACGTTGCTGACCACTGCTGCTGATTTTGATGATTCTCAAGAGATAATTAGCAGATAATTCAAACAAGAAATGTTACCCCTTCCActcctttcttttctgtcaAATCCTTACTTTCTCCTCCCTTCGTCCTGCTCTCTGAGGAAGAcagaaatggatggatggatgggggtGTTATAGATGAGAGACGATCATCACTGGGAGCTTCTGTCAGCTGTGACCTTTGCAGGCTGAGTGACCAACGAGAGAGCAGAGTCATTACCAGCCTTtatccctttgtgtgtctgtcgcaGCCCTGCTGAGAGGACAATAGCGCTGTCATTTAGGGCACCACTGTTAAACCTGGGGTTCAGGACCCCAGGCGGTCACAGGATAATTCTTATGGGTCATAGGATATTCatgttttagctttttttcGTTTCTTCCTACTTTCACAGAACTACTGTCTACTATAATTAATTCTGTGAACACCATGAAAAACGGCCACTTATTCTTCTGTTGAACTGTTATCTAGTGTAAATGTTACTTGGAATCTTACAAtctaacacaaataaaatatcagaTTTGTTGAACTATATTTGATTCAgatgaatttagttttttctacTAAATCTTGCTTCATGGCTGATTTATATGTAGAAGGGAAACTAATGACTTTTGATCAGCTGGTTCATAGATATAGCATCCCTAGAAAAcactattttaaatatttacagttaAGAAGCTTTATAACATCACAGACCCACAGCTTAGAGGAGCCGCCCCTCTCAGATACAGAGAGCATGACTGTAAAGAGTGGAAATAATCGAAGACAAATGGCATTATTGTATACTATGCTGAGATCCAAATCCATAGACAACTCACACTCAAGACTTAATGGCTGGAGGGACGAACTACAAGTAGATATCACTGAGGTTGAGTGGGAAAATACTTGCTTAAAAGCACAAATGCAGACAATTAACACTGCATTGAAACTGTTACAGTATAAATGGTTGTTCAGGACATATGTCACGCCTGTGAAACTCAATATGTTTAACCCTGACATTCCTGATAATTGTCCTAAATGCAATGTTTATGTTGGCACACTGTTGcactgtatgtgagaatgcccCAAAATTCTGTTGTTTTGGAAGAATACAGTTAACCTGGTCTCACGTATAGCTGCCATAGAGGTCCCTCTTGAGGCAAAGTTCTATATATTAGCTATCTATCCTAATCACTTTGTACCAAGCCGAAAGACAGCACCTTTGATTAACCTGTATATGCTTCAAGCCAGGAGAGTGATCGCTTTGAGATGGAAGAGTATGGACAGTCCTACAACTGCAATGTGGCTAAGGGAAATGGCTTCTTGCCTTGCTTTGGAGAAATTAACCAAGTAGAAATTAATGAGTGAAACAGAATAAAGTAGCAGCACCTAATGGGATGAATATTAATTGTACCTAACTAATACTATAAATAAGTGAACTTTATTTCATCTAggcttttgatttgattgattggaatttgattttatttatttatattctgtatatttatgtctttatttacttccatttattattatatttttctatatgtatttttttttattattattttatttaatctaatttaagttttttaatttctgcctctttttctTTACCCTGAGTGTTTGATTGTGGATTGGGGGTGTTCATAAAcgtttgtatgtttataaatgtttgaatgtatGTTTCTTATATGTAAAActcaataaatatattgttaaaaaaaataaaaaaatcttgtttcatgtttcatcattttttatatCTACACTTTGAAAGGAATGCATTGATTGATTGttctttgacacacacatattcgAGAGAAGCGGGGAAGACACTTTTTGTAATTAAAAATGTCCGATGTACTTCAATTTCTGTCACTCTGAAATACACAACCATTTTAGTCAATTAAAAAGCTACTGTCTAAACTGCATGTGGGAACTGATGCAGAAATGCTTTACGAGGGCTGACTGAGGTTGATCCATTCATTTAATCACAAACATTCTGATATGAAAACCCCAGGATGTGAACCATTTATTGTATCGGACCAGGAAACCAGTgaatctgcattttttttaagttttatcaTTCTGTCTGACACTAGAATATCAAGTGATTCAAATTACTGAATAAATGGGTACAATAGAGCACATACAGTGTTTTCAATGTACTTAAATCTGTTTAACTGTGCTCCTGGGTTTGAACCGACAGAAGGCTGTTTGAGATCAGTTTGATGAGCTGCATCAGGTATGCTCATCAGCATCATGGCAGCTTGCAGGCAGGTTTGAACATGTAGTGAGGACCCCAGAGTCTAGACACTCCTCACAGTGCCTGAGTAAAATCTCAAAGGATAGACAATCACCCTCGTACTGATTTGGCATCACATTACCCATGAACAATCCCCATGATGGTATTTCTGGTCCTCCAACAACTTCCATTAGCTcctgaataaaataatatcaataacCTTTATAGAAGTACCTGATCAAAAAAAACTGCTGTCTGATGCCATATTACCAGTCCAGTTATATCACCAGCCCTCAGCCACCCCTGCTGAACCCACTGTATACAAAGAGAAGCATGGCCATAAACACTAGTTTGTTTTCAGTACACTGTTTTATTGGTGCCCCGTTGTCAGTGAAGAACATGAAATCTGAGATGTTGAACAGTTACACAGTTCACTTATTTATGTCTCTGTGACGTTGGAGTCATTCTATGTAATGACCATGTGACGTACAAACTGAGGGAACATGTATCACAGCAGACAACCACTCCTCTGTGCCGTCCCTCTCCCGTTTCCTCCGCGTCCTCATCCTGCTGCCTCttctgcgtctcctcctccacctcctcctctgacacacTGAATGCTCCTCCACAGCGACAACAGTATGTATACGCATTCTCATCTGAAAAACATGATACCATTTTAGATGGAAAACTATAGATTCACCAGCTTGAGTCACACAGTGAGCATGCTCATTTACAggtattatgattattatgttcTTTGAAGACTGAAATCCAGTAAATGAGATTTGCCTTAATTCCTTTCCTAATTTAAACCATTACAATTTATAACACTTATTTAAGTTTACATCCAAAAGCCTGAGACTACCTTCTCATTGAAGTGAATCTAATACAAATTTCTGTTATTCAAAATCATATCAATGTGTTTAACAATGTAAAGTCAGATCTTTGAAAATGACTTACACATTATCTTATACATGAGCTGTCATGGACTCCACCACTTTGTGCACAAACTGGTAACTCATGAGGTTCCAGTATGATATCACAATGTTCCGCAGAGCCTCTTGTGATGGCCCAGAATCCCTGCAGTGTCCCCATAATATTCAGTATGGTTGAGGTCTGGTGACTGGGGAGGACGCTTTGTAACAGTCAGGACTCCCTGGCCTTCTCTGGAATCTAAGGTGTGTTAAAAGCCCCATATTTTACTACTTTCTTGtatttaatttgaggtattggtagccctaagatgatatatcagtggtttaaagtcgaAAAACTGCTCCAATGTGTATATCAAagtcctctcttctgcctctctctggagctgcacacacaacaGGCTTTTTTCGCCTGCCTCatgagcccctcctctgattggctgactgcacttCGAGTGACACGCGACCAGGCCTATCAATATCTTactgtaaacacagctgaaaatCACGTTGCTATGTTTGCAGCTATAGAAGACCAGCCACACATATTTACAGTCGGTTACAACATAGAATAGTATATTATGGGAAATGGAGTCAAAGGCCGAACTTATATCAAGGAGGATGAGAATAGTTAACAGTCTGGAGTCAGTGGGCCACTGATATACATCTCAAATTAAGATGTTATTTAGAGGTTTATGCTAAAATATtagagatttgtgtgtgtgtatgtggtgtgtGCATTTACCCTGGTCCCAGGTCATGTCCTCCAGATGGACTGTAGAGTCTACAGGCCAATCCTGTTTCAATACCTGGGCTGAAAGAGCATTGATCCAGAGTTATTATAACAGCAACTGCTGTGAACACTTGTGTCTTTTAGGCCTGCAGGATATTAGGAAATCATGCGATATGCGATAATGTTGTTTAATATCGCAATGGCGATACATTTTTGATATATTATTAGATATATACATTTCTAATTCATAGTCTAGATGAGGCAGGACCCCAACAGAGCATCAACACTTACAAACTGCAGATACTGACAGTTTCACATCTTGCTCTATGATATAAAAAGCAGCCTCAACATTGTTTTCAAAAGCACATTTCACAAATTGATTAAACATTACATCAAAATCTTGAAGAGTGACTGTGTTAAAAAGGTAAATGTGTGATTCATTTGAAGAAGATCTCCCACTTAACTGGCAGCAAGCTTACTGGACTTCCTTGTCAGGGTTACAATAATAAACGTGGTTAATCTTATGGAACAATCATGGTTTGCTTAGATTTAGGCACAAAGGGTCCTTTGTTAGGTtaacataaaatgtattattccaaaataataatttgggAATAAGACTtgctgtatatatgtgtatggcAAACTatatccatccctccctccattctgttgggctggagccaatcccagctgatgaTGGATGACAGGCAGGGTTAACACTAGATATATAAAAGGTAAAGTtttggaacaggaagtgaagtggcTTATCAGCCACAGgactttaatatatttttgttcacagacTTATTTTTCACAGTTCACTCCTGAGGGAAGAGTCATTATCAAGTTGTATAGTCCGACAGTGATAATGACTTTGAACCATGAATAATTTGTGTTAACTTTGCCTGGGTTTTAATTAGCATGATGAATAATTGCAGCTGCACTGGTGATAATTTGAAATAggataaaagaagaagaaccctaaccctttttttattAGCAGGATCCTTGGTCGTTGGATCATCTCTCTTGATATAACAGCTCTCTTCTGATTACCCAATCTGTTTCTGTTGCAGTTTGTAACTTTGTTTAGTTAAGTGCTATATGATGAACTTTTCTTATTATA encodes the following:
- the dnajc24 gene encoding dnaJ homolog subfamily C member 24 gives rise to the protein MCEAEKKDLYAVLGASPSDSVQQLRHRYQQLALQYHPDRLRGECSSESGVKKFLEVDAAWRILSDEATRRRYDLQRRAQVLKQDWPVDSTVHLEDMTWDQDENAYTYCCRCGGAFSVSEEEVEEETQKRQQDEDAEETGEGRHRGVVVCCDTCSLSLYVTWSLHRMTPTSQRHK